In the genome of Vanacampus margaritifer isolate UIUO_Vmar chromosome 1, RoL_Vmar_1.0, whole genome shotgun sequence, one region contains:
- the jkamp gene encoding JNK1/MAPK8-associated membrane protein isoform X1 — MIEAVAMSATCPGLYCGRIMFNGSVERECGVCPRGERANVQKVCERCTESPQLYDWLYLGFMAMLPLVLHWFFIEWYSGKKSSSALLQHITALLECSVSAVVTLLVTEPIGMLSIKSCRVQMLSDWYTMLYNPSPDYINTLHCTQEAVYPLYTIVLIYYAFCLVLMMLLRPLLVKKIACGLGKSDRFKSIYAALYFFPILTVLQAVGGGLLYYAFPYIILVLSLVTLAVYMSASEIQSFKNLAAKKKRLVVLFSHWLLHAYGIISISRLDKLEQDLSLLALVPGPALFYIATAKFTEPSRILSEGGNGH; from the exons ATGATAG AAGCTGTGGCCATGAGCGCAACATGCCCGGGCCTGTACTGTGGCAGAATAATGTTCAATGGATCAGTGGAAAGAGAATGTGGA GTTTGCCCTCGTGGAGAGCGGGCCAACGTCCAGAAAGTGTGTGAACGGTGCACTGAGTCCCCTCAACTTTATGATTGGCTCTATCTCGGCTTTATGGCCATGCTACCTCTCGTGCTTCACTGGTTCTTCATTGAGTGGTATTCTGGTAAGAAGAG TTCCAGTGCGTTGCTGCAGCACATCACAGCCTTGTTGGAGTGCAGTGTGTCTGCTGTGGTCACGCTGTTGGTCACAGAGCCAATCGGGATGCTTAGCATCAAGTCCTGTCGAGTCCAGATGCTGTCAGACTGGTACACCATGCTGTATAATCCCAGTCCAGACTACATCAACACTTTACACTGCACCCAGGAGGCCGTGTATCCACT CTATACCATTGTGTTAATCTATTATGCCTTCTGCTTGGTGCTGATGATGCTGCTGCGCCCTCTGTTGGTTAAAAAGATCGCATGCGGTTTAGGCAAATCGGATCGATTTAAGAGCATCTACGCTGCTCTGTACTTCTTCCCCATCCTGACTGTGCTTCAGGCTGTTGGGGGAGGACTGCTCT attATGCCTTTCCCTATATAATACTAGTTCTGTCTCTCGTCACTCTGGCTGTGTACATGTCTGCCTCCGAGATACAG TCCTTTAAGAACCTGGCGGCTAAGAAGAAGCGCTTGGTGGTCCTGTTCAGTCACTGGTTGCTCCATGCATACGGCATCATCTCCATCTCACGCCTGGACAAGCTGGAGCAGGACCTGTCACTGCTGGCCCTGGTGCCCGGTCCTGCTTTGTTCTACATAGCTACAGCCAAGTTCACAGAGCCAAGCCGCATTCTGTCGGAGGGTGGGAATGGACACTGA
- the jkamp gene encoding JNK1/MAPK8-associated membrane protein isoform X2 yields the protein MIAVAMSATCPGLYCGRIMFNGSVERECGVCPRGERANVQKVCERCTESPQLYDWLYLGFMAMLPLVLHWFFIEWYSGKKSSSALLQHITALLECSVSAVVTLLVTEPIGMLSIKSCRVQMLSDWYTMLYNPSPDYINTLHCTQEAVYPLYTIVLIYYAFCLVLMMLLRPLLVKKIACGLGKSDRFKSIYAALYFFPILTVLQAVGGGLLYYAFPYIILVLSLVTLAVYMSASEIQSFKNLAAKKKRLVVLFSHWLLHAYGIISISRLDKLEQDLSLLALVPGPALFYIATAKFTEPSRILSEGGNGH from the exons ATGATAG CTGTGGCCATGAGCGCAACATGCCCGGGCCTGTACTGTGGCAGAATAATGTTCAATGGATCAGTGGAAAGAGAATGTGGA GTTTGCCCTCGTGGAGAGCGGGCCAACGTCCAGAAAGTGTGTGAACGGTGCACTGAGTCCCCTCAACTTTATGATTGGCTCTATCTCGGCTTTATGGCCATGCTACCTCTCGTGCTTCACTGGTTCTTCATTGAGTGGTATTCTGGTAAGAAGAG TTCCAGTGCGTTGCTGCAGCACATCACAGCCTTGTTGGAGTGCAGTGTGTCTGCTGTGGTCACGCTGTTGGTCACAGAGCCAATCGGGATGCTTAGCATCAAGTCCTGTCGAGTCCAGATGCTGTCAGACTGGTACACCATGCTGTATAATCCCAGTCCAGACTACATCAACACTTTACACTGCACCCAGGAGGCCGTGTATCCACT CTATACCATTGTGTTAATCTATTATGCCTTCTGCTTGGTGCTGATGATGCTGCTGCGCCCTCTGTTGGTTAAAAAGATCGCATGCGGTTTAGGCAAATCGGATCGATTTAAGAGCATCTACGCTGCTCTGTACTTCTTCCCCATCCTGACTGTGCTTCAGGCTGTTGGGGGAGGACTGCTCT attATGCCTTTCCCTATATAATACTAGTTCTGTCTCTCGTCACTCTGGCTGTGTACATGTCTGCCTCCGAGATACAG TCCTTTAAGAACCTGGCGGCTAAGAAGAAGCGCTTGGTGGTCCTGTTCAGTCACTGGTTGCTCCATGCATACGGCATCATCTCCATCTCACGCCTGGACAAGCTGGAGCAGGACCTGTCACTGCTGGCCCTGGTGCCCGGTCCTGCTTTGTTCTACATAGCTACAGCCAAGTTCACAGAGCCAAGCCGCATTCTGTCGGAGGGTGGGAATGGACACTGA